From Plodia interpunctella isolate USDA-ARS_2022_Savannah chromosome 18, ilPloInte3.2, whole genome shotgun sequence, a single genomic window includes:
- the LOC128677655 gene encoding proton-coupled folate transporter-like — translation MIASTEKNCINNELVNSNTLLTNSLQRATWMEKTKNVFKKIKCFFRETTVEPCLFMYMLCTSLSSLVVQNMHLEKSCRVNFNFGEDICDRIRDLNTTGLENELNQVQILVANVIAWKFPLQTAIPAVMVLFVGAWSDKYKKRKICILFPFTGEIVTNIGLLFATHYFKEISLIGTALIEALPAAFTGSYIIIFMGMYSFMADRTTVENRTFRLGIVTIFVSFGTPTGTVLSGILLRALGYYGVFSLLIVLHSLSFLYGLFRLEDIVNEDEITSNHEVAESRVKRVFRSVFDLVGSTILVALRPRASNGRFQIFIVIVLYLLMVGPLYGDSQVSYLYARRKFQLNEVEYSIYGTINILLGFVGTIFCISVLSKMMAVQDSTIGGLAGVSRIAACFVFAFAPTRPWYYAAPLFNIFSHTGLTAVRSIATKSVPTEEIAKLSALIGVTEAIAPSIYMPISSHIYSMTIETFPGAFYLFDATLTAVALGFFAVIYLLVRRRMRDLVTDPKRKEDFARSNEVSRF, via the exons ATGATCGCGAGCacagaaaaaaattgcatCAACAATGAACTCGTCAATTCAAACACGTTACTTACCAACAGTTTACAAAGAGCGACATGGATGGAAAAGACGAAGAACGTGTTCAAGAAAATCAAGTGTTTTTTCCGTGAAACGACCGTGGAGCCCTGTTTGTTTATGTACATGCTGTGCACGTCGTTGTCATCGCTGGTCGTGCAAAACATGCACTTGGAGAAATCATGTAGAGTGAACTTCAATTTTGGAGAAGACATATGCGATAGGATCAGGGATTTAAACACCACGGGTTTGGAGAATGAATTAAATCAGGTGCAGATATTGGTAGCGAATGTGATAGCATGGAAATTCCCTCTGCAGACTGCTATTCCCGCCGTGATGGTGCTGTTTGTTGGAGCCTGGAGTGATAAGTACAAGAAACGAAAAATATGCATATTATTTCCATTCACTGGCGAAATAGTCACAAATATAGGGCTGTTATTTGCTACACattatttcaaagaaatatCTTTGATTGGCACAGCCCTTATAGAAGCTCTGCCTGCGGCTTTTACAGGCAGTTACATAATCATCTTCATGGGAATGTATAGTTTTATGGCGGATAGAACCACGGTGGAGAATAGGACATTTCGATTGGGCATAGTCACAATATTTGTCAGTTTTGGTACTCCTACAGGAACTGTCCTAAGTGGTATATTATTAAGAGCGCTAGGATACTATGGagtgttttctttattaatcGTTTTGCATTCTTTATCATTTCTCTACGGACTATTTAGACTAGAAGACATAGTGAATGAAGATGAAATAACTTCGAATCATGAAGTTGCAGAGAGCAGAGTCAAAAGAGTATTTCGAAGTGTGTTTGATCTAGTTGGAAGTACAATTTTAGTCGCTCTTAGGCCAAGAGCTTCGAATGGAaggtttcagatttttatagttattgttttatatcttTTGATGGTGGGACCACTTTACG gtgaTTCACAAGTCAGTTATTTGTATGCAAGACGTAAATTCCAGTTGAATGAAGTGGAATATAGCATTTATGGCACCATAAACATCCTCCTTGGCTTTGTTG GTACCATATTCTGTATATCTGTGCTTAGCAAGATGATGGCAGTACAAGACAGCACTATCGGAGGCCTCGCAGGTGTGAGCAGGATAGCTGCATGTTTCGTGTTTGCGTTTGCACCGACCAGACCCTGGTATTATGCAGCACCGTTATTCAATATCTTCAGTCATACTGGCCTTACAGCAGTGAGATCTATAGCCACTAAAAGCGTACCTACCGAAGAAATCG CGAAACTTAGTGCTCTAATTGGGGTGACAGAAGCCATAGCCCCTTCCATATACATGCCAATCTCCAGCCACATCTACAGTATGACAATTGAAACGTTTCCTGGCgctttttatttgttcgaCGCAACTCTCACAGCTGTAGCACTGGGTTTTTTCGC ggtcatttatttacttgtaagAAGAAGAATGAGAGATTTAGTAACAGACCCCAAGAGGAAAGAAGACTTCGCGAGGTCAAATGAAGTATCACGTTTTTAG
- the LOC128677658 gene encoding proton-coupled folate transporter-like has product MEKSNKNISEMTYTNKARDINVSGNGENKNAEKLTLIDKIRKIKDFFTVEPFLLCYILPMMILSITVQKFNTEKACRSDLSYSQEICDHIQEGDFTNNDTISILEEASKVAIDVTTWKEPLTKFVPAILMLNIGAWSDRTGNRKALMMVPIFGDFLASLGYLLATYYFVEWPLWITGLIEALCSTFTGGLVIAISGAYSYVADVTSPETRTFRIGIVAVIVTLGIPAGTSIGGILTESIGYYGTFGIGSTLYFLGFIYAYFKIHDVSRVKEEGSCGTKFMNFLHPRNFWETFSLLALSRGRRLAQILLVICAHIIINGPVIGESSVLYFYTLIRYKMEIVEFSLFNTYTILLGTAGTAIAVGIFSKALKLHDTILGMIATTSKVLGTFVYAFAPDRTWLYVAAVLDMFGNSGVTAIRSLGTKVVDPDSVGKICSLIGFVDAIIPIVAVPIYSQLWNSTLDWFPGAIYVLGGVLTMPDFLIFIALYVIHKKQESDTVKNANSKEMYAYENDVTAL; this is encoded by the exons ATggaaaaatctaataaaaatattagtgaaatgacatatacaaataaagcTCGTGATATAAACGTGAGTGGAaatggtgaaaataaaaatgcagaaaaattgactttaatcgataaaattaGGAAGATAAAAGATTTCTTCACAGttgaaccttttttattatgctatattttacCTATGATGATTTTATCTATTACTGTGCAGAAGTTTAATACAGAGAAAGCTTGTCGTTCGGATCTAAGTTATTCCCAAGAGATATGCGATCATATACAGGAAGGGGATTTTACGAACAATGATACAATTTCAATTCTGGAGGAAGCAAGTAAAGTAGCAATAGATGTTACTACATGGAAAGAGCCTCTCACTAAGTTTGTACCTGCAATATTGATGCTGAATATCGGGGCGTGGAGCGACCGCACAGGAAACAGAAAGGCGTTGATGATGGTGCCAATTTTCGGGGATTTTTTAGCATCTCTTGGATATCTTTTGGctacttattattttgttgaatgGCCCTTATGGATCACTGGACTTATTGAAGCTTTGTGTTCTACATTCACAGGGGGTTTAGTTATAGCTATTTCCGGGGCTTATAGCTATGTTGCGGATGTGACATCCCCAGAAACTCGTACGTTCAGGATTGGCATCGTTGCCGTAATCGTGACTCTGGGCATTCCTGCGGGAACATCTATCGGCGGTATTTTAACAGAATCTATTGGCTATTACGGTACATTTGGAATAGGATCCACTCTCTATTTCCTTGGATTTATTTATGCGTACTTTAAAATTCATGACGTGAGCCGTGTTAAAGAAGAGGGTTCATGTGGAACAAAATTCATGAATTTCCTACATCCTAGAAACTTTTGGGAAACGTTTTCTCTACTTGCTTTGTCCCGAGGAAGACGGTTGGCGCAAATACTTTTAGTTATTTGTGCGCACATTATTATCAATGGTCCTGTCATTG gaGAATCCTCAGTGCTATATTTCTACACTCTAATCAGATACAAAATGGAAATTGTTGAATTTAGCTTGTTTAACACATACACAATTCTTTTGGGTACCGCTG GCACCGCAATAGCAGTGGGAATATTCAGTAAGGCCTTGAAGTTACACGACACTATCCTGGGAATGATTGCAACTACGTCTAAGGTCCTAGGCACGTTTGTATACGCTTTCGCGCCGGATCGAACGTGGCTGTATGTTGCTGCAGTTTTGGACATGTTCGGAAATTCTGGAGTCACGGCCATTAGGTCTTTGGGGACCAAAGTTGTTGATCCCGATAGCGTtg GTAAAATATGCTCGCTCATAGGATTTGTGGACGCAATAATTCCGATAGTCGCAGTGCCGATCTACAGCCAACTATGGAACAGCACGCTGGACTGGTTTCCAGGCGCCATTTATGTTTTAGGGGGAGTTTTGACTATGCCCGACTTTCTGATATTTAT agcTCTTTATGTAATACATAAGAAACAAGAAAGTGACACCGTGAAAAATGCCAATTCCAAGGAGATGTACGCTTACGAAAATGACGTCACTGCTTTGTGA